From a region of the Agrobacterium tumefaciens genome:
- a CDS encoding nucleotidyltransferase family protein codes for MTIRQAMVLAAGLGTRMRPITDTIPKPLVKIAGRPMIDYVFDVLVEAGVETIAINVHHHADQMVAHLESRKDVNILISDERETLMNSGGGLAKGLKLLPPGPVLVMNADLFWIGEAPGTETSLHRLATFFDPKVMDMAMLCVDMDRTTGHNGKKDFNLADDGLLTRYNEGEPRPVVYAGAIAMDSRLLDDAPDDAFNLNIYFDRAIAKKRLFGLSLNGQWITVGTPDAIEDAEKTIAAFSTTQ; via the coding sequence ATGACGATCAGACAAGCAATGGTGCTGGCGGCCGGTCTCGGTACAAGAATGCGGCCGATCACCGATACGATCCCAAAACCTCTCGTGAAAATCGCGGGTCGGCCAATGATCGATTACGTGTTCGATGTGCTGGTCGAGGCGGGCGTCGAAACCATAGCCATCAATGTCCATCACCATGCGGACCAGATGGTCGCGCACCTTGAAAGCCGCAAAGACGTCAATATCCTGATTTCCGATGAGCGGGAAACACTGATGAACTCCGGTGGCGGTCTTGCCAAGGGCCTGAAGCTTCTGCCTCCGGGCCCGGTTCTCGTCATGAATGCCGACCTCTTCTGGATTGGTGAAGCGCCTGGCACCGAGACGAGTTTGCACAGACTCGCGACTTTTTTCGATCCGAAGGTAATGGATATGGCGATGCTCTGCGTCGATATGGATCGCACCACCGGGCATAACGGCAAAAAAGACTTCAACCTGGCTGATGATGGTCTCCTGACGCGCTACAATGAAGGTGAGCCGCGCCCGGTCGTCTATGCGGGTGCCATTGCGATGGATTCACGGCTGCTGGATGATGCGCCGGATGACGCCTTCAATCTCAACATCTATTTCGACCGCGCCATTGCCAAAAAACGGCTTTTTGGACTCTCGCTGAACGGTCAATGGATTACGGTCGGCACGCCGGATGCTATAGAGGATGCAGAGAAAACCATTGCTGCATTTTCAACGACACAGTGA
- a CDS encoding HPr kinase/phosphorylase, with protein sequence MSADRFNLHATAIVVDGTGIVFTGPSGSGKSELAFSFLTEAERCGLPAALIADDQIFVYRQDETIMAERPETIAGLLELRGSGIICVKSVARAALHFAVTTVLSPENPRLPEENETMAFPCGGQLPLLRIPLSSLTPYGKFAALAHNLLKANRS encoded by the coding sequence ATGAGCGCTGATCGTTTCAACCTGCACGCAACGGCCATTGTCGTCGATGGAACCGGTATTGTCTTTACCGGACCATCCGGCAGTGGAAAAAGCGAACTTGCTTTCAGCTTTCTGACGGAGGCAGAGCGATGCGGTCTGCCCGCCGCGCTGATCGCGGATGATCAGATTTTCGTGTATCGCCAGGATGAAACAATCATGGCGGAGCGGCCGGAGACGATTGCAGGATTGCTGGAACTTCGCGGCAGCGGCATCATTTGCGTCAAAAGCGTTGCCAGGGCAGCGCTTCATTTTGCTGTGACAACGGTTCTTTCGCCGGAAAATCCAAGACTGCCGGAAGAAAACGAGACGATGGCGTTTCCCTGTGGAGGGCAGTTACCACTGCTGCGCATCCCGCTATCAAGTCTGACGCCCTATGGAAAATTTGCTGCGCTTGCTCACAATCTTTTAAAAGCGAATAGGTCGTGA
- a CDS encoding adenosylhomocysteinase, whose amino-acid sequence MSVEKDYIVADINLAGFGRKELDIAETEMPGLMSCRKEFGESKPLKGARISGSLHMTIQTGVLIETLKELGADIRWASCNIFSTQDHAAAAIAEAGIPVFAVKGESLTEYWEYTDKIFQWSDGGLSNMILDDGGDATMYILLGARAEAGEDVLSNPGSEEEEILVAQIKKRLKASPGWFTKQRDALKGVTEETTTGVHRLYDLSKKGLLPFPAINVNDSVTKSKFDNKYGCKESLVDGIRRATDVMMAGKVAVVCGYGDVGKGSAASLQGAGARVKVTEIDPICALQAAMDGFEVVRLEDVVSSADIFITTTGNKDVIRIEHMREMKDMAIVGNIGHFDNEIQVASLRNQKWTNIKPQVDMIEFPKGNRIILLSEGRLLNLGNATGHPSFVMSASFTNQVLGQIELFTKQGEYKNEVYVLPKHLDEKVARLHLEKLGVRLTELSDVQADYIGVSKQGPFKAEHYRY is encoded by the coding sequence ATGAGCGTTGAGAAGGACTATATCGTCGCCGACATCAACCTTGCCGGCTTCGGCCGCAAGGAACTGGACATTGCCGAAACAGAAATGCCCGGCCTGATGTCCTGCCGCAAGGAATTCGGCGAGAGCAAGCCTCTGAAGGGCGCACGCATTTCCGGTTCGCTTCACATGACGATCCAGACCGGCGTTCTGATCGAAACGCTGAAAGAACTCGGCGCCGATATTCGCTGGGCTTCGTGCAACATCTTCTCGACGCAGGATCACGCCGCAGCGGCAATCGCTGAAGCTGGAATTCCGGTTTTTGCCGTCAAGGGTGAAAGCCTGACGGAATACTGGGAATACACCGACAAGATCTTCCAGTGGTCTGACGGTGGCCTCTCCAACATGATCCTCGACGATGGTGGCGACGCCACCATGTACATTCTGCTCGGTGCACGTGCCGAAGCTGGCGAAGACGTTCTTTCCAATCCGGGCTCGGAAGAAGAAGAAATTCTCGTCGCACAGATCAAGAAGCGCCTCAAGGCGTCTCCCGGCTGGTTCACCAAGCAGCGCGACGCACTCAAGGGCGTTACCGAAGAAACCACAACGGGCGTTCACCGCCTCTACGATCTCAGCAAGAAGGGTCTTCTTCCCTTCCCGGCTATCAACGTCAACGACAGCGTTACCAAGTCGAAGTTCGACAACAAGTACGGCTGCAAGGAATCCCTCGTGGACGGCATTCGCCGCGCGACCGACGTGATGATGGCCGGCAAGGTTGCCGTCGTTTGCGGTTATGGCGACGTGGGCAAGGGTTCGGCCGCTTCTCTGCAGGGTGCTGGCGCACGCGTAAAGGTCACCGAAATAGACCCGATCTGCGCGCTTCAGGCTGCGATGGACGGTTTCGAAGTCGTCCGCCTTGAAGACGTCGTGTCTTCGGCTGACATCTTCATCACTACGACCGGCAACAAGGACGTCATTCGTATCGAGCATATGCGCGAGATGAAGGACATGGCGATCGTTGGCAACATCGGTCACTTCGACAACGAAATTCAGGTCGCATCGCTGCGTAACCAGAAGTGGACGAACATCAAGCCGCAGGTCGACATGATCGAGTTCCCGAAGGGTAACCGCATCATCCTTCTGTCCGAAGGCCGCCTGCTCAACCTCGGCAACGCCACGGGTCATCCCTCCTTCGTGATGTCGGCTTCGTTCACCAACCAGGTTCTCGGCCAGATCGAGCTGTTCACCAAGCAGGGCGAATACAAGAACGAGGTTTACGTTCTGCCGAAGCACCTCGACGAGAAGGTTGCACGCCTGCATCTGGAGAAGCTCGGCGTCCGCCTCACCGAACTTTCTGATGTCCAGGCAGATTATATCGGCGTCTCCAAGCAGGGTCCGTTCAAGGCCGAACACTACAGATATTAA
- a CDS encoding PAS domain-containing protein — MSVHNSYPCERVTQSGDDALHGVSLHAQMLARCQRTFKIVRSGLSRVPALLAGTFLGGSATIAVAQDGSPVATGARLFSSGETITYSLFVGILSATLFSIVWLVRQRGNIEAESSEYRRALAESHHKITKYEALISDKSRRIVIWDGAEKRPEFLGQLPVETGAPQADQDFLAFGRWLKPSSAGELEKSIEKLRSHAQSFDLTVETQRGEVIEVQGRVSGGNAFARFVALNNLRAEHAELQVERERLIASISTFQELLDSLEQPVWRRNGDGELTWVNHAYAQSVDARDASLAIAEKRELLNTVTRQKIRATATPDSPYHDRISTVVSGNRTFFDVVDVKTTGGSAGIAIEATEAETLREELKRVLKSHAETLDHLATPVAIFDGRQRLQFYNQAFVSLWGFDLVFLEGKPDNSELLDRLRTAGKLPEQLNWKNWKETALSVYRSLDTKTDLWHLPNGQTLRVIATAHPQGGATWVFENLTEQVDLQTRYNTLVKVQGETIDHLAEGVAVFGADGRIRLSNPAFRALWGITADQAETGTHIRAIETACEQSYDKPDGWRDFSRFITSFDDERPSKQGTLELLSGLVLDYAIIPLPDAQTMLTFVNMTDSVRAERALKEKNDALLKADELKNDFVQHVSYELRSPLTNIIGFTDLLKTPGIGDLTERQAEYLDHISTSSAVLLTIVNDILDLATVDAGIMQLNYSDNDLNELLDDVSLQIADRLQESGISLEVVAPVHLGTLVADHQRLKQILIKLLTNAINFSPDGASVQLTCQRSEGDFVFSVSDKGPGIPEDMLKSVFDRFSTHGNGGRKTGAGLGLSIVESFVSLHHGTVTIDSRPGNGTVVTCRIPAGVNPHSIAAE; from the coding sequence ATGTCGGTACACAATTCCTATCCGTGCGAGCGGGTAACTCAAAGCGGTGACGACGCGCTTCACGGCGTATCGTTGCACGCACAAATGCTGGCGCGTTGCCAGCGCACATTCAAGATCGTGCGATCAGGTCTGTCGAGAGTTCCGGCTTTGCTTGCTGGTACTTTTCTGGGCGGTTCAGCGACGATCGCTGTCGCGCAGGACGGTTCGCCCGTGGCAACCGGAGCACGGCTGTTTTCCTCCGGGGAAACCATCACATATTCCTTGTTTGTCGGTATTCTTTCAGCAACGCTGTTTTCGATTGTCTGGCTGGTTCGCCAACGCGGTAACATCGAAGCGGAGAGCAGCGAGTATCGCCGGGCACTTGCAGAATCCCATCATAAGATCACGAAATACGAAGCACTGATCTCCGACAAGAGCCGTCGCATCGTCATCTGGGATGGCGCCGAGAAGCGTCCGGAATTTCTTGGGCAGCTACCCGTCGAGACTGGTGCGCCACAGGCAGATCAGGATTTTCTGGCTTTCGGGCGCTGGCTCAAGCCGTCCTCTGCAGGTGAGCTCGAAAAATCCATCGAGAAACTGCGTAGCCATGCCCAGAGCTTTGACCTGACTGTCGAGACACAGCGCGGCGAAGTCATTGAGGTTCAGGGGCGCGTGTCCGGTGGAAACGCCTTTGCGCGTTTTGTCGCCCTCAACAATCTGCGTGCCGAACACGCCGAATTGCAGGTCGAGCGCGAACGCCTGATTGCCTCGATCTCGACATTCCAGGAGCTACTCGATTCTCTCGAACAGCCAGTCTGGCGCCGCAATGGCGACGGCGAGCTGACTTGGGTCAATCACGCCTATGCTCAGTCTGTGGATGCGCGGGACGCATCGCTGGCGATTGCGGAAAAGCGTGAGTTGCTGAACACCGTCACGCGGCAAAAGATACGCGCGACAGCAACGCCCGACTCTCCCTATCACGATCGCATCTCTACCGTCGTTTCAGGCAATCGGACCTTCTTCGATGTGGTCGACGTCAAGACGACTGGTGGCTCGGCGGGCATCGCTATCGAAGCCACTGAAGCGGAAACACTTCGTGAAGAACTGAAGCGTGTGCTTAAGAGCCACGCGGAAACACTCGATCATCTTGCAACGCCTGTTGCCATTTTTGATGGTCGCCAGCGCCTGCAGTTCTATAATCAGGCCTTTGTCAGCCTGTGGGGTTTTGATCTGGTTTTCCTGGAAGGCAAGCCCGACAATTCCGAACTTCTTGACCGCCTGCGTACCGCCGGCAAGCTGCCTGAACAGCTGAACTGGAAGAACTGGAAAGAAACAGCGCTTTCCGTTTACCGTTCGCTCGATACCAAGACCGATCTCTGGCACCTGCCGAACGGACAGACGCTGAGGGTCATCGCTACGGCGCATCCGCAGGGCGGAGCTACGTGGGTGTTCGAGAACCTGACCGAGCAGGTCGATCTTCAGACTCGTTACAACACGCTGGTCAAGGTTCAGGGCGAAACCATCGATCACCTTGCTGAAGGGGTTGCGGTGTTTGGCGCTGACGGACGCATCCGTCTTTCCAACCCGGCTTTCCGGGCCCTGTGGGGCATTACCGCCGATCAGGCAGAAACCGGAACCCATATCCGCGCTATCGAAACAGCCTGCGAACAATCCTACGACAAGCCTGATGGCTGGCGTGATTTCAGCCGGTTCATTACCAGTTTCGACGACGAGCGGCCTTCCAAGCAGGGTACGCTGGAACTGCTATCCGGTCTCGTTCTCGACTACGCGATCATTCCGCTTCCAGACGCACAGACCATGCTGACCTTCGTCAACATGACGGACAGCGTGCGTGCCGAGCGGGCGCTGAAGGAAAAGAACGACGCGCTTCTCAAGGCTGACGAACTCAAGAACGATTTCGTACAGCATGTTTCTTATGAGCTGCGCTCACCGCTGACCAACATCATCGGCTTTACCGATCTTCTGAAAACGCCGGGAATTGGCGACCTGACGGAACGACAGGCAGAATATCTCGACCACATCTCCACCTCCTCGGCGGTTCTGCTGACCATCGTCAACGACATCCTTGATCTTGCGACTGTTGATGCCGGTATCATGCAGCTCAATTACTCGGACAACGATCTGAACGAACTGCTTGATGACGTTTCCCTGCAGATCGCCGACCGTTTGCAGGAAAGTGGTATTTCGCTCGAAGTCGTTGCGCCGGTCCACCTTGGGACACTGGTGGCGGATCATCAGCGTCTGAAACAGATCCTCATCAAGCTGTTGACCAACGCAATCAACTTCTCGCCGGATGGCGCATCCGTTCAGCTCACCTGCCAGCGCAGCGAAGGTGATTTCGTCTTCTCGGTGTCCGACAAGGGCCCCGGCATTCCAGAAGACATGCTGAAGTCGGTGTTCGATCGTTTCTCGACACACGGAAACGGTGGGCGCAAGACGGGTGCAGGCCTTGGTCTCTCGATCGTCGAGAGCTTTGTCAGCCTTCATCATGGAACAGTGACCATCGATAGCCGCCCCGGCAATGGCACCGTCGTCACCTGCCGCATTCCTGCCGGCGTTAATCCGCATTCCATCGCCGCAGAATGA
- a CDS encoding HPr family phosphocarrier protein produces the protein MSSLSREMLIVNKRGLHARASAKFVQMVEGFDATITVSKDGMTVGGTSIMGLMMLAASPGCSVYVEASGNQANEALAALEALVADRFGEEA, from the coding sequence ATGTCGTCACTGTCCCGGGAAATGCTGATTGTCAACAAACGTGGCCTTCACGCCCGGGCCTCGGCAAAATTCGTGCAGATGGTCGAAGGCTTTGACGCAACGATCACCGTTTCCAAAGATGGAATGACCGTTGGCGGTACGTCGATCATGGGTCTCATGATGCTGGCCGCCAGCCCGGGATGCAGTGTCTATGTCGAGGCAAGTGGCAACCAGGCAAATGAAGCGCTCGCTGCATTAGAAGCCCTGGTCGCCGACCGGTTTGGCGAAGAAGCCTGA
- a CDS encoding response regulator transcription factor — translation MTMETNYMQTIALVDDDRNILTSVSIALEAEGYRVETYTDGASALDGLIARPPQLAIFDIKMPRMDGMELLRRLRQKSDLPVIFLTSKDEEIDELFGLKMGADDFITKPFSQRLLVERVKAILRRASSREASAATGSTLKPTADQQARTLERGQLAMDQERHTCTWKGEPVTLTVTEFLILHSLAQRPGVVKSRDALMDAAYDEQVYVDDRTIDSHIKRLRKKFKLVDGDFDMIETLYGVGYRFREAA, via the coding sequence ATGACGATGGAGACCAACTACATGCAGACAATCGCGCTTGTGGACGACGACCGGAATATTCTCACTTCGGTATCGATCGCGCTTGAAGCCGAAGGCTACAGGGTCGAAACGTATACGGACGGTGCTTCCGCACTGGACGGGTTGATTGCGCGCCCGCCGCAGCTCGCCATCTTCGACATCAAGATGCCGCGTATGGACGGAATGGAACTGTTGCGCCGCCTGCGACAGAAGTCCGATCTGCCGGTTATTTTCCTGACCTCGAAGGACGAGGAAATCGATGAGCTCTTCGGCCTGAAAATGGGAGCCGACGACTTCATCACCAAACCGTTTTCGCAGCGACTGCTCGTCGAGCGCGTCAAGGCAATTCTGCGCCGTGCCAGCAGCAGGGAAGCATCCGCTGCAACCGGAAGCACGCTCAAGCCGACGGCCGATCAACAGGCCAGAACGCTGGAACGTGGTCAGCTTGCAATGGATCAGGAACGCCATACCTGCACCTGGAAGGGTGAACCGGTCACTTTGACGGTAACCGAATTCCTTATTCTGCACTCGCTTGCGCAGCGCCCCGGCGTCGTGAAGAGCCGCGACGCACTGATGGATGCGGCCTATGACGAGCAGGTCTATGTTGACGATCGCACGATCGACAGCCACATCAAGCGGCTTCGCAAGAAGTTCAAGCTGGTCGATGGCGACTTCGACATGATTGAAACGCTTTACGGCGTAGGCTATCGCTTCCGCGAAGCAGCGTGA
- a CDS encoding PTS sugar transporter subunit IIA: MIGLVLVTHGKLAEEFRHAVEHVVGPQKLIETVCIGPEDDMDQRRQDIIDAVTRANDGNGVIVLTDMFGGTPSNLAISVMNSGNVEVIAGVNLPMLIKLASVRSEDNMDKALQEASDAGRKYINVASRVLSGK, encoded by the coding sequence ATGATCGGACTAGTGCTTGTCACCCATGGCAAGCTGGCTGAGGAATTTCGTCATGCGGTGGAGCATGTCGTCGGGCCTCAGAAATTGATCGAGACGGTCTGTATCGGTCCCGAAGACGACATGGATCAGCGCCGACAGGACATCATCGATGCCGTCACGCGTGCCAATGATGGAAATGGCGTAATCGTTCTGACCGACATGTTTGGAGGCACACCCTCCAACCTCGCTATATCGGTCATGAATAGCGGCAATGTCGAAGTGATCGCCGGCGTCAATCTGCCCATGCTTATCAAGCTTGCGAGCGTACGCAGCGAAGACAACATGGATAAGGCTCTTCAGGAAGCGTCCGACGCCGGACGAAAATATATCAACGTTGCAAGCCGTGTCCTGAGCGGCAAATAA
- the tsaE gene encoding tRNA (adenosine(37)-N6)-threonylcarbamoyltransferase complex ATPase subunit type 1 TsaE, whose protein sequence is MNDTTSPLSIFLADEAETIRLGEELALTVKPGDCIALVGDLGAGKSTLARALIRAIADDDGLEVPSPTFTIVQSYSLRFPVAHMDLYRLSDISELDELGIDEMLSDGVCLIEWPEIAASDLPRDSTITLRLTHEGEGRVAIIDAPPKQRARLERVLAIRNFLEANDKKGSSRRYFSGDASYRSYELVRDNGTQYVLMDWQPPPRGPIIKDGKTYAEIVHLAQDVKPFIAIDSYLTENGFSAPAIVAQSLENGILLLEDIGRDGVLDEDGKPIEARYMQSVACLAALHEAPAPGMIALPDGTSHDVPAFDPDAMKIETSLLVDWYLPYIRGVEAIDGSEKQAYFAVWDRLIAKLDDAETGLLLRDFHSPNILWQHDKSGIDQVGLIDFQDAMIGPNAYDLASIVQDARVTISPEMQARLMQHYLDIRGRNPAFDEKAFLKAFAIMAAQRNCKLVGIWVRLMKRDGKPAYMKHMPRTFSYLHSALMHPDLAPLRDWLSGAGVDLNS, encoded by the coding sequence ATGAACGATACGACCTCGCCTCTTTCCATCTTCCTCGCCGATGAAGCCGAAACGATCCGGCTCGGTGAGGAGTTGGCATTGACTGTCAAGCCCGGCGATTGCATTGCACTGGTCGGCGACCTCGGCGCAGGAAAATCGACACTTGCCCGTGCGCTCATTCGCGCCATTGCCGATGACGATGGGCTGGAGGTGCCAAGCCCCACCTTCACCATCGTTCAATCCTATTCGCTTCGTTTTCCTGTCGCTCATATGGACCTTTATCGCCTTTCCGATATCTCCGAACTGGATGAACTCGGCATAGACGAAATGCTCTCCGATGGTGTCTGCCTGATCGAGTGGCCAGAGATTGCGGCCAGCGATCTCCCCAGAGACAGCACCATTACGCTTCGGCTGACGCATGAAGGTGAAGGCCGCGTCGCGATCATTGATGCGCCACCCAAGCAGCGCGCCCGGCTGGAACGTGTTCTGGCAATCCGTAACTTCCTTGAAGCCAATGACAAAAAAGGATCTTCGCGGCGGTATTTCAGCGGCGATGCTTCCTACCGCAGCTATGAGCTGGTGCGCGACAACGGCACGCAATATGTGCTGATGGACTGGCAACCACCCCCACGCGGACCGATCATCAAGGATGGCAAGACCTACGCGGAAATCGTGCATCTTGCTCAGGACGTGAAGCCATTCATCGCCATCGACAGCTATCTGACAGAAAACGGATTCTCGGCACCGGCCATTGTGGCGCAGAGCCTGGAAAACGGGATTCTGCTGCTGGAGGATATCGGGCGTGATGGTGTGCTGGACGAAGACGGCAAGCCAATCGAAGCGCGTTACATGCAAAGCGTCGCCTGCCTTGCAGCCCTGCACGAGGCGCCTGCTCCTGGCATGATCGCGCTTCCTGATGGGACAAGCCATGATGTTCCGGCCTTCGACCCGGATGCGATGAAAATCGAAACCTCGTTGCTGGTCGATTGGTACCTGCCTTATATTCGTGGGGTCGAGGCAATCGACGGCAGCGAAAAGCAGGCCTATTTCGCGGTCTGGGACCGGTTGATCGCCAAGCTTGACGATGCGGAGACGGGTTTGTTGCTGCGCGATTTCCATTCGCCCAACATCCTCTGGCAGCATGACAAATCTGGCATCGACCAAGTCGGTCTCATCGATTTTCAGGATGCGATGATCGGGCCGAATGCCTACGATCTCGCCTCTATCGTGCAGGACGCGCGGGTGACGATTTCACCTGAAATGCAAGCGCGACTGATGCAGCATTACCTCGATATTCGCGGCAGAAACCCGGCCTTTGACGAGAAAGCTTTTTTGAAAGCCTTCGCCATCATGGCGGCACAGCGCAACTGCAAGCTCGTGGGTATCTGGGTAAGGCTGATGAAACGGGATGGCAAACCGGCTTATATGAAACATATGCCGCGCACGTTCTCTTATCTTCATTCCGCCCTCATGCATCCCGATCTTGCGCCTCTGCGGGACTGGCTTTCGGGCGCCGGTGTAGACCTCAACTCATAA
- a CDS encoding HAMP domain-containing protein, producing MLNKSPETVSEDDDAEDRGSERRHRIHPLTIIRRIFGNAVFSSLTRRILFFNVAATVVLVGGILYLNQFREGLIDARVESLLTQGEIIAGAISASASVDTNSITINPEKLLELQAGQSITPAPNDEDLSFPINPERVAPVLRRLISPTRTRARLFDADANLLLDSRHLYSRGQVLRFDLPPVTPETQTWSEWFASLFNRMLQPSSLPQYKEAPGGDGSIYPEVMNALTGVRGAVVRVTEKGELIVSVAVPVQRFRAVLGVLLLSTQAGDIDKIVHAERLAIMRVFGIATLVNIVLSLLLSSTIATPLRRLAAAAIRVRRGARTREEIPDFSARQDEIGNLSIALREMTTALYDRIDAIESFAADVSHELKNPLTSLRSAVETLPRAKTEESKQRLTEIIFHDVRRLDRLISDISDASRLDAELARADASPLDLDVLLKGLVDISRQISTKKKSVAIDYVVDRKAGAKPSFVVNGHDLRLSQIVTNLIENARSFVAADSGRITVRLARHKDRCLVQIEDNGPGIQAEDIDRIFERFYTDRPASEGFGQNSGLGLSISRQIAEAHGGSLKAENVVDKYGVISGARFTLSLPAAETHER from the coding sequence GTGTTGAACAAATCGCCGGAAACCGTCTCGGAAGATGACGATGCCGAAGATCGCGGCAGCGAACGACGGCACCGTATTCATCCGCTGACGATTATCCGGCGCATTTTCGGCAATGCGGTGTTTTCCAGTCTCACACGTCGCATTCTGTTCTTCAATGTCGCGGCGACTGTCGTTCTGGTGGGTGGCATCCTTTACCTGAACCAGTTCCGCGAAGGGCTTATCGATGCCCGCGTAGAAAGCCTGCTGACACAAGGTGAAATCATTGCGGGCGCAATTTCTGCCTCCGCGTCGGTCGACACCAATTCGATTACCATCAATCCGGAAAAGCTACTCGAACTACAGGCCGGACAGAGCATAACGCCTGCCCCGAACGACGAAGATCTGAGTTTCCCGATCAATCCGGAACGTGTCGCACCGGTGTTGCGACGTTTGATTTCCCCCACCCGCACCCGCGCCCGTCTGTTCGACGCGGACGCGAACCTGCTGCTTGATTCGCGTCATCTTTATTCACGTGGACAGGTGCTGCGGTTCGACCTTCCGCCGGTCACGCCGGAAACCCAGACCTGGAGTGAGTGGTTCGCCAGCCTGTTCAATCGCATGCTGCAGCCAAGCAGCCTGCCGCAATACAAAGAAGCTCCCGGCGGCGACGGCTCGATTTACCCTGAAGTCATGAACGCGCTGACCGGCGTTCGTGGAGCGGTGGTGCGCGTTACCGAAAAAGGCGAGCTAATTGTCTCGGTTGCCGTTCCGGTCCAACGCTTCCGTGCAGTGCTCGGCGTTCTGCTGCTGTCTACGCAAGCCGGTGATATCGACAAGATCGTTCATGCCGAACGTCTCGCCATCATGCGCGTCTTCGGTATCGCGACCTTGGTCAACATCGTGCTTTCCCTGCTCCTGTCGTCCACAATCGCAACGCCGTTGCGACGGCTTGCGGCTGCAGCGATCCGTGTTCGCCGTGGCGCAAGAACCCGCGAGGAGATTCCGGATTTCTCTGCTCGTCAGGATGAGATCGGCAACCTCTCGATCGCCTTGAGAGAAATGACAACGGCGCTTTACGACCGTATCGACGCCATTGAAAGTTTCGCCGCCGATGTGAGCCATGAATTGAAGAACCCGCTGACCTCGCTCAGGAGTGCTGTGGAAACCCTGCCGCGCGCCAAAACCGAAGAGTCGAAGCAGCGCCTGACCGAAATCATCTTCCACGACGTGCGCCGCCTCGATCGCCTTATCAGCGACATTTCCGATGCTTCGCGCCTCGATGCCGAACTCGCCCGTGCCGATGCCTCACCACTGGATCTCGATGTGCTGCTGAAGGGCCTTGTCGATATTTCTCGACAGATCAGCACCAAGAAAAAGAGTGTGGCGATCGACTACGTGGTTGACCGAAAGGCGGGTGCGAAGCCGTCCTTCGTCGTCAATGGTCATGACCTCCGTCTCAGCCAGATCGTCACCAATCTCATCGAGAACGCACGCTCCTTCGTCGCTGCGGATAGCGGTCGCATTACGGTTCGTCTCGCGCGCCACAAGGACCGCTGCCTCGTCCAGATCGAAGATAACGGCCCCGGCATTCAAGCCGAGGACATCGACCGGATTTTCGAGCGCTTCTACACGGACCGCCCGGCAAGCGAAGGTTTTGGCCAGAATTCCGGTCTTGGCCTTTCCATCAGCCGACAGATCGCTGAAGCACATGGCGGCAGCCTGAAAGCGGAAAACGTCGTAGACAAATACGGCGTCATTTCCGGCGCCCGTTTCACCCTGTCGCTTCCAGCGGCCGAAACCCATGAGCGCTGA